Proteins encoded within one genomic window of Cucumis sativus cultivar 9930 chromosome 3, Cucumber_9930_V3, whole genome shotgun sequence:
- the LOC116402924 gene encoding zinc finger A20 and AN1 domain-containing stress-associated protein 10-like, protein MAAFESSKNDNDASLCVNNCGFYGNPNNRNLCSVCYTAFLKEAGAKYYEIETRQSSSSGASESLETCDHNDPAPPKTQNRCEICRKKVGMIGFSCRCGGCFCGKHRYPEEHSCGFDHKEVGRNILAKQIVECKADKLKFRI, encoded by the coding sequence atggcagcttttgaaagttcaaagaatGACAACGACGCTTCTCTGTGCGTCAACAACTGTGGGTTTTATGGAAATCCGAACAATCGAAACCTGTGCTCCGTTTGTTACACTGCTTTCCTCAAAGAAGCTGGCGCAAAATATTATGAGATTGAAACGAGacaatcttcttcttctggtGCATCGGAGAGTCTTGAAACTTGTGATCACAATGATCCAGCGCCACCTAAAACCCAAAATAGATGCGAAATTTGCCGGAAGAAGGTCGGAATGATTGGATTTAGCTGCCGGTGTGGAGGTTGTTTTTGCGGCAAACATAGGTATCCTGAAGAGCATTCGTGCGGCTTTGATCACAAGGAGGTTGGGCGGAATATTTTGGCCAAACAAATTGTTGAATGCAAGGCCGATAAATTGAAGTTTAGGATTTAG